The Nakamurella alba genome has a window encoding:
- a CDS encoding lysylphosphatidylglycerol synthase transmembrane domain-containing protein, which yields MNAERDPSGDPAADDPVDDRSDASGTTPVDGTTEPAELRAVEALEETAVTANRPWWHLVLRIVGGVVIVAVIIAVLADKVPSPAEIGDALRRANWWWVAAGLFLQAASVGMLVRQQRRLLKAFGIPIRFSRMAAITYSSTAISMSMPAGGAFGAGWSYRQYRASGASSATAAAVLLLSGVLSVIALVLLYLAGLGFAGLSRLRDLGLEYPVRVVLIGLAGVAVVAGLSVLISRGAQAIPSGPRKGGKYTAWAERHPRLGAAASGLLSTGRRAQRVPVRDWRFALITSIGNWGLDAACLYVCCLAVGVRIDLFQLGLIYLGIQLVRQIPLTPGGIGVVEASLLAALVAAGAAEGPASAAVLLYRLFSAWLIVPVGYGMMWLLRKRRAAERPATGNQV from the coding sequence GTGAACGCCGAACGGGACCCTTCCGGGGACCCGGCCGCCGACGACCCTGTCGACGACCGTTCCGACGCCTCCGGGACGACGCCGGTCGACGGCACCACCGAGCCGGCCGAGCTGCGTGCCGTCGAGGCGCTCGAGGAGACGGCGGTCACGGCGAACCGACCGTGGTGGCACCTGGTGCTGCGGATCGTCGGCGGGGTGGTGATCGTCGCCGTCATCATCGCGGTGCTGGCCGACAAGGTGCCCTCGCCGGCGGAGATCGGCGATGCCCTGCGCCGGGCCAACTGGTGGTGGGTGGCCGCCGGGCTGTTCCTGCAGGCGGCGTCCGTCGGCATGCTGGTCCGCCAGCAGCGCCGGCTGCTCAAGGCCTTCGGTATCCCGATCCGGTTCTCCCGGATGGCCGCCATCACCTACTCCAGCACCGCGATCTCGATGAGCATGCCGGCCGGCGGCGCATTCGGTGCCGGTTGGTCCTACCGGCAGTACCGGGCCAGCGGCGCCAGTTCCGCCACCGCCGCGGCGGTGCTGCTGCTCTCCGGCGTGTTGTCGGTGATCGCACTGGTGCTGCTCTACCTCGCCGGGCTGGGCTTCGCCGGACTGTCCCGGCTGCGTGATCTGGGGCTCGAGTACCCGGTGCGGGTGGTGCTGATCGGGCTGGCCGGGGTCGCCGTGGTGGCCGGCCTGAGCGTGCTGATCAGCCGTGGGGCACAGGCGATCCCGTCCGGCCCGCGCAAGGGCGGGAAGTACACGGCCTGGGCGGAGCGGCACCCGCGGCTCGGCGCCGCCGCCTCCGGGCTGCTCTCGACAGGACGCCGGGCGCAGCGGGTCCCGGTGCGGGACTGGCGTTTCGCGCTGATCACCTCGATCGGCAACTGGGGGCTGGACGCCGCCTGCCTGTACGTCTGCTGCCTTGCCGTGGGGGTGCGGATCGACCTGTTCCAGCTCGGGCTGATCTACCTCGGCATCCAGCTGGTCCGGCAGATCCCGCTCACCCCGGGCGGTATCGGCGTGGTCGAGGCGTCCCTGCTGGCCGCGCTGGTCGCCGCCGGGGCGGCCGAGGGTCCGGCCTCCGCCGCCGTGCTGCTCTACCGGCTCTTCTCCGCCTGGCTCATCGTGCCGGTCGGCTACGGGATGATGTGGCTCCTCCGCAAGCGCCGCGCCGCCGAACGTCCCGCCACCGGCAATCAGGTCTGA
- a CDS encoding neutral zinc metallopeptidase — protein sequence MQQPTRQQHLTQDHEAPTVNTISPIPSRRRDAVRRRTAFGAALGAVSLALVVGCSSTVAGTAAAPAALAMAGSNTSTAASAPSTTGGASTSGPATPTTEQTGPVDLTTGATTVAPPATTLGQTDGPTRPTDVEPATDIEIIGDKGTATDQLAKDSLSDVIAYWDSVSQEVFGEPLPPLKGGVYAVDPDDPNSEIPACLDTPEDARNNAFFCGADDSISYDAKYLERIAEDYSDLDVAFTFAHEFGHALQFRFLDWSGARSIVLETQADCLAGAWAKAVTDGLAPHFEFSAENLDRVLGDYVWEMGDPAGTDPEHARAHGSVFDRISATQDGYLGGPTVCRDDFNDERIFTAEQFTATSASTDGMGNLNLDQTIDGTKSILDKFWTERFTQDSGFVTPEVSEGAKGDPSCADDHLVSYCDAAGSIDLNPMDSVADIHKTYGDYGLGSAMILAYTEYLQTKFGSSTDMTERICTLGAVTADLYNKGNLSPGDFDEAVKVLVFADKDNALVETGDGTAWDRLDAFRVGIYEGLSSCNLH from the coding sequence ATGCAGCAACCGACCCGACAGCAGCACCTGACCCAGGACCATGAGGCCCCCACCGTGAACACCATCTCCCCGATCCCGTCCCGCCGCCGGGACGCCGTCCGGCGGCGCACCGCCTTCGGTGCCGCCCTCGGTGCGGTGTCGCTGGCCCTCGTCGTCGGCTGCTCGAGCACCGTGGCCGGCACCGCCGCCGCCCCGGCCGCGCTGGCCATGGCCGGTAGCAACACCTCGACCGCCGCATCGGCGCCGTCCACCACCGGTGGTGCGTCCACCTCCGGCCCGGCCACCCCGACCACCGAGCAGACCGGCCCGGTCGACCTGACCACCGGCGCCACCACGGTGGCTCCGCCCGCCACCACCCTGGGCCAGACCGACGGCCCCACCCGGCCCACCGATGTGGAGCCGGCCACCGACATCGAGATCATCGGCGACAAGGGCACCGCCACGGATCAGCTCGCGAAGGACTCGCTGTCCGACGTCATCGCCTACTGGGACTCGGTGTCGCAGGAGGTGTTCGGCGAGCCGCTGCCGCCGCTCAAGGGCGGCGTCTACGCCGTCGACCCGGACGACCCGAACTCCGAGATCCCGGCCTGTCTGGACACCCCGGAGGACGCCCGGAACAACGCCTTCTTCTGCGGTGCCGACGACTCGATCTCCTACGACGCCAAGTACCTGGAGCGGATCGCCGAGGACTACAGCGATCTCGACGTCGCCTTCACCTTCGCCCACGAGTTCGGCCATGCCCTGCAGTTCCGCTTCCTGGACTGGAGCGGTGCCCGCTCCATCGTGCTGGAGACGCAGGCCGACTGCCTGGCCGGTGCCTGGGCGAAGGCCGTGACCGACGGCCTGGCCCCGCACTTCGAGTTCAGTGCGGAGAACCTGGACCGGGTGCTGGGCGACTACGTCTGGGAGATGGGCGATCCCGCCGGCACCGACCCGGAGCACGCCCGGGCGCACGGCAGCGTCTTCGACCGGATCTCCGCCACCCAGGACGGCTACCTCGGCGGCCCGACGGTCTGCCGTGACGACTTCAACGACGAGCGCATCTTCACCGCCGAGCAGTTCACCGCTACGTCGGCCTCCACCGACGGTATGGGCAACCTGAATCTCGACCAGACCATCGACGGGACGAAGAGCATTCTCGACAAATTCTGGACGGAGCGCTTCACCCAGGACTCCGGGTTCGTCACCCCCGAGGTCAGCGAGGGTGCGAAGGGCGACCCGTCCTGTGCCGACGACCACCTGGTGTCCTACTGCGACGCTGCCGGCTCCATCGACCTGAACCCGATGGACTCCGTCGCCGACATCCACAAGACCTACGGTGACTACGGTCTCGGCAGCGCGATGATCCTGGCCTACACCGAGTACCTGCAGACGAAGTTCGGCTCCAGCACCGACATGACCGAGCGCATCTGCACCCTGGGCGCCGTCACCGCCGACCTGTACAACAAGGGCAACCTCTCGCCCGGCGACTTCGACGAGGCCGTCAAGGTGCTGGTCTTCGCGGACAAGGACAACGCCCTGGTGGAGACCGGCGACGGCACCGCCTGGGACCGCCTCGACGCCTTCCGGGTCGGCATCTACGAGGGCCTGTCCTCCTGCAACCTGCACTGA
- a CDS encoding MFS transporter, producing the protein MADPQLTETDRPAGRGTIFAWGVWDWGASGFNTVVVTFIFSVYLTNVVGDDLPGTIEAGTWYTWSVAAAGVLIAVLAPVSGQQADLGGRRRRSLAIFSILVLLCMIGLFWVRDDSSYFWLGAALIGLGSVFFEIAAVFYNAMLRQISTPATIGRVSGFGWSMGYFGGIFLLLICYFGFIAGDGDTRGFLGISTEDGFNIRVVALVAAVWFGLSALPVLFAVPEVAAAPKRERTPLLSAYRKLFRDIAELFRTDRQIAFFLIASAIFRDGLAAIFHFGAILAVLVYGISDADVLIFGVAANVISAIGALSAGVLDDRVGPRFVIVVSLVGLIITGTVLLFLSGPMMFWIFGLVLCLFVGPAQSASRTFLMRITPPGREGQIFGLYATTGRAVSFLAPGLYGLFAAVLGGQRYGTVGIVIVLLAGLIAMRFVGRPVDKSAAPVTSGTPVS; encoded by the coding sequence ATGGCCGACCCCCAGCTCACCGAGACCGACCGTCCCGCCGGTCGCGGGACGATCTTCGCCTGGGGCGTCTGGGACTGGGGCGCCTCCGGTTTCAACACCGTGGTGGTCACCTTCATCTTCTCCGTCTACCTGACGAACGTGGTGGGCGACGACCTGCCCGGCACGATCGAGGCCGGCACCTGGTACACGTGGTCGGTCGCCGCCGCAGGCGTGCTGATCGCGGTGCTCGCTCCGGTCAGCGGCCAGCAGGCGGACCTGGGCGGGCGGCGGCGCCGGTCGCTGGCGATCTTCTCGATCCTGGTGCTGCTCTGCATGATCGGGCTGTTCTGGGTCCGCGACGACTCCTCGTACTTCTGGCTGGGCGCAGCGCTCATCGGCCTCGGCTCGGTGTTCTTCGAGATCGCCGCGGTCTTCTACAACGCGATGCTGCGGCAGATCTCCACTCCGGCCACCATCGGCCGGGTCTCCGGTTTCGGCTGGTCGATGGGCTACTTCGGCGGCATCTTCCTGCTGCTGATCTGCTACTTCGGTTTCATCGCGGGCGACGGCGACACCCGCGGTTTCCTCGGGATCAGCACCGAGGACGGCTTCAACATCCGGGTCGTCGCACTGGTCGCCGCGGTGTGGTTCGGGCTGTCGGCCCTGCCGGTGCTGTTCGCCGTCCCCGAGGTCGCCGCCGCGCCGAAGCGGGAACGCACGCCGCTGCTGTCCGCCTACCGCAAGCTGTTCCGGGACATCGCCGAGCTGTTCCGCACCGACCGGCAGATCGCCTTCTTCCTCATCGCCTCGGCGATCTTCCGCGACGGGCTCGCCGCCATCTTCCACTTCGGCGCGATCCTGGCGGTGCTCGTCTACGGCATCTCCGACGCCGACGTGCTGATCTTCGGCGTCGCGGCGAACGTCATCTCGGCGATCGGCGCGCTGTCGGCCGGCGTGCTGGACGACCGGGTCGGGCCGCGATTCGTCATCGTCGTCTCGCTGGTCGGCCTGATCATCACCGGCACCGTGCTGCTGTTCCTGTCCGGGCCGATGATGTTCTGGATCTTCGGCCTGGTCCTCTGCCTGTTCGTCGGCCCGGCGCAGTCCGCGTCCCGGACCTTCCTGATGCGGATCACCCCGCCCGGCCGGGAGGGCCAGATCTTCGGCCTCTACGCGACCACCGGTCGCGCGGTGAGCTTCCTCGCGCCGGGGCTGTACGGGCTGTTCGCCGCGGTCCTGGGTGGCCAGCGGTACGGCACCGTCGGTATCGTCATCGTGCTGCTGGCCGGGTTGATCGCGATGCGCTTCGTCGGCCGGCCCGTCGACAAGTCCGCCGCACCGGTCACGTCCGGAACCCCCGTCTCCTGA
- a CDS encoding lipoyl protein ligase domain-containing protein: MHGEYKVPGGKLVVADLAVEDDRLTGVRISGDFFLEPDEALEELTAALQGRPADTDADALAAAVRRAIGPGVTMVGFTPESVAIAVRRALGRATSWHDHRFELITTGQLHPPLQMAVDEVLARQVGDGTRGPALRIWEWASNAVIIGSFQSLANEVDSEAAAEHDVTVVRRISGGGAMFVEPGNTITYSLYVPASLVEGLSYAASYAFLDDWVLGALADVGISATYVPLNDIASPAGKIAGAAQKRLANGAVLHHVTMAYDIDANKMLQVLRIGREKLSGKGIASAAKRVDPLRSQTGLTREAIVDAMIAHFRGRYGLSEVTLDAVTLAEAEELAVSKFSSPEWTARVP, from the coding sequence CTGCACGGCGAGTACAAGGTTCCCGGCGGCAAACTGGTGGTGGCCGACCTGGCCGTCGAGGACGACCGGCTGACCGGTGTCCGGATCTCCGGTGACTTCTTCCTGGAGCCGGACGAGGCGCTGGAGGAACTGACCGCGGCGCTGCAGGGCCGGCCGGCCGACACCGATGCGGACGCACTGGCCGCAGCCGTGCGCCGGGCGATCGGCCCGGGGGTGACCATGGTCGGGTTCACCCCGGAGTCGGTGGCGATCGCTGTCCGCCGGGCGCTGGGCCGGGCCACCAGCTGGCACGACCACCGATTCGAGTTGATCACCACCGGACAGCTGCACCCGCCGCTGCAGATGGCGGTCGACGAGGTGCTGGCCCGGCAGGTCGGCGACGGCACCCGCGGGCCGGCGCTGCGGATCTGGGAGTGGGCGTCGAACGCGGTGATCATCGGGTCGTTCCAGTCGCTGGCGAACGAGGTCGACTCCGAGGCAGCGGCGGAGCACGACGTGACCGTGGTGCGCCGGATCTCCGGCGGCGGGGCGATGTTCGTCGAGCCCGGCAACACCATCACCTACTCGCTGTACGTACCGGCGTCCCTGGTCGAGGGCCTGTCGTACGCCGCGTCGTACGCCTTCCTCGACGACTGGGTGCTCGGCGCGCTGGCCGACGTCGGGATCTCCGCGACGTACGTGCCGCTCAACGACATCGCCTCCCCCGCCGGGAAGATCGCCGGTGCGGCGCAGAAGCGGTTGGCGAACGGCGCCGTGCTGCACCACGTGACGATGGCCTACGACATCGATGCGAACAAGATGCTCCAGGTGCTGCGGATCGGCCGGGAGAAGCTGTCCGGCAAGGGCATCGCCAGCGCCGCGAAGCGGGTGGATCCGCTGCGGTCGCAGACCGGGCTGACCCGGGAGGCGATCGTCGACGCGATGATTGCCCACTTCCGCGGACGCTACGGACTCAGCGAAGTGACGCTGGATGCCGTCACCCTGGCCGAAGCGGAAGAGCTTGCGGTGTCGAAGTTCTCCAGCCCGGAGTGGACCGCCCGGGTGCCCTGA
- a CDS encoding serine O-acetyltransferase — protein sequence MKQLIRSDIDRYQYMLELDGVLPRRGPQLVRDLRTLLLCKGAQAGIVFRLGHALIAWTPTTVAGRWGRRVGRIGHWMAGRVIETRTGIQIADRATIGPGLYIGHFGGVIIGVVTMGANCNLSHGVTLGRSGRVGDLARPTLGDRVWVGPGAVLVGGITIGDDAAVGANTVVTKDLPARSTSVGSPPRTFPDRGSFEMIVYRGSEEDPGRHASLLRIAPAGGDRGLPEQRRRFEPEPTEVGPVVSGRPA from the coding sequence GTGAAGCAGTTGATCCGGTCCGACATCGACCGGTACCAGTACATGCTCGAGCTCGACGGTGTGCTGCCGCGCCGCGGACCGCAGCTGGTCCGCGACCTGCGCACGTTGCTGCTCTGCAAGGGCGCCCAGGCCGGGATCGTGTTCCGCCTCGGCCACGCCCTGATCGCCTGGACGCCGACCACGGTTGCCGGCCGGTGGGGGCGGCGGGTGGGCCGGATCGGTCACTGGATGGCCGGTCGGGTGATCGAGACGCGGACCGGGATCCAGATCGCGGACCGCGCGACCATCGGCCCTGGTCTCTACATCGGGCACTTCGGCGGCGTGATCATCGGCGTCGTCACCATGGGCGCGAACTGCAACCTGTCGCACGGCGTCACCCTCGGCCGCTCCGGCCGGGTCGGCGACCTGGCCAGACCCACCCTGGGCGACCGGGTGTGGGTGGGTCCGGGGGCGGTCCTCGTCGGTGGGATCACCATCGGCGACGACGCCGCCGTCGGCGCGAACACCGTGGTCACCAAGGACCTTCCGGCCCGGAGCACTTCCGTCGGGTCCCCGCCGCGGACCTTCCCGGACCGCGGCAGCTTCGAGATGATCGTCTACCGCGGATCGGAGGAGGACCCAGGGCGACATGCTTCCCTCCTCCGCATCGCACCGGCCGGAGGTGACCGGGGACTCCCCGAGCAGCGCCGCCGGTTCGAACCGGAGCCGACCGAGGTCGGTCCGGTGGTCAGCGGCAGACCCGCCTGA
- a CDS encoding RecQ family ATP-dependent DNA helicase — protein MSTRTETPADPTALQERAQQHLQALVGRPDARLREDQWRAIEALVVGHARALVVQRTGWGKSAVYFVATSLLRESGAGPTVIISPLLALMRNQVAAAERAGIRAVTVNSSNNEQWREIYEHVRAGEVDVLLVSPERLNNPGFRDEVLPELSASAGLVVVDEAHCISDWGHDFRPDYRRLRTLLAELPAGIPVLATTATANARVTQDVAEQLETGGAEVLVLRGDLERDSLHLAVVGLPDQASRLAWLAETLPTWTGCGIIYCLTVAATELVRDHLRAAGLQVAAYSGQTDPAERLQAEDDLINNRIKALVATSALGMGFDKPDLGFVVHLGAPPSPIAYYQQVGRAGRGVEKALAVLLPAKEDRDIWDYFGSLAFPAETQVRRTLDTLAAAPKPQSVAALETQVELKRSRLEMMLKVLDVDGAVRRVQGGWESTGREWVYDADRYARVAKARGAEQHAMLSYQRTDGCRMRFLREQLDDPAAADCGRCDNCGGLSLTANVSEQDVDAARALLEVPGVQVAPRAMWPTAMKSIGVALTGKIPDGERAEPGRAIGRLDGIGWGNALREVFRTGAPDAETPVPLRHAAAEVLSAWPEIHGADGVDAVVGVASDSRPLLAGHLAPGLARYLKVPYLGAFVPARGPDSADVNSAQRLRSVAGRHHYDGDDLAGRRVLLVDDLTSSGWTLTVLARELRRAGAEAVFPFVLAVG, from the coding sequence GTGAGCACCCGAACCGAGACCCCGGCCGACCCGACCGCCCTGCAGGAGCGTGCGCAGCAGCACCTGCAGGCCCTCGTGGGCCGGCCGGATGCTCGGCTGCGCGAGGACCAGTGGCGGGCCATCGAGGCGCTGGTGGTCGGCCACGCCCGTGCGCTCGTCGTGCAACGCACCGGCTGGGGCAAGTCGGCGGTCTACTTCGTGGCCACCTCGCTGCTGCGGGAGTCCGGGGCCGGGCCGACGGTGATCATCTCGCCGCTGCTCGCGCTGATGCGCAACCAGGTCGCCGCCGCCGAGCGGGCCGGGATCCGTGCGGTCACCGTGAACTCGTCCAACAACGAGCAGTGGCGGGAGATCTACGAGCACGTCCGGGCCGGCGAGGTCGACGTGCTGCTGGTGTCGCCGGAGCGGCTGAACAACCCGGGCTTCCGGGACGAGGTGCTGCCCGAACTGTCGGCCAGCGCCGGGCTGGTGGTCGTCGACGAGGCGCACTGCATCTCGGATTGGGGGCACGACTTCCGGCCGGACTACCGGCGGCTGCGCACCCTGCTCGCCGAACTGCCCGCCGGAATCCCCGTGCTGGCCACCACGGCCACCGCGAACGCCCGGGTCACCCAGGACGTCGCCGAGCAGCTGGAGACCGGCGGGGCCGAGGTGCTGGTGCTGCGCGGTGATCTCGAGCGGGACTCGCTGCACCTGGCCGTCGTCGGGCTGCCCGACCAGGCGTCCCGGTTGGCCTGGCTGGCCGAGACGCTGCCGACCTGGACCGGGTGCGGCATCATCTACTGCCTCACCGTGGCCGCCACCGAGCTGGTCCGGGACCACCTGCGGGCTGCCGGGCTGCAGGTCGCCGCCTACTCCGGGCAGACCGATCCGGCGGAGCGGCTGCAGGCCGAGGACGATCTCATCAACAACAGGATCAAGGCGCTGGTGGCCACCTCCGCGCTCGGGATGGGTTTCGACAAACCGGATCTCGGGTTCGTGGTGCACCTCGGCGCGCCGCCGTCGCCGATCGCCTACTACCAGCAGGTGGGCCGGGCCGGACGCGGTGTGGAGAAGGCGCTGGCGGTGCTCTTGCCGGCGAAGGAGGACCGTGACATCTGGGACTACTTCGGATCTCTCGCGTTCCCGGCGGAGACCCAGGTGCGCCGCACGCTGGACACACTGGCCGCCGCGCCGAAGCCGCAGTCGGTCGCCGCGCTGGAGACGCAGGTCGAACTGAAGCGTTCCCGGCTGGAGATGATGCTCAAGGTGCTGGACGTGGACGGTGCGGTGCGTCGGGTGCAGGGCGGCTGGGAGTCGACCGGCCGGGAGTGGGTCTACGACGCCGACCGCTACGCGCGGGTGGCCAAGGCACGCGGCGCCGAGCAGCACGCCATGTTGTCCTACCAGCGCACGGACGGCTGCCGGATGCGGTTCCTGCGCGAGCAGCTCGACGACCCGGCCGCCGCCGACTGCGGCCGGTGCGACAACTGCGGCGGGCTGTCGCTGACGGCGAACGTCTCGGAGCAGGACGTCGACGCCGCCCGGGCGCTGCTCGAGGTGCCGGGCGTCCAGGTGGCGCCGCGGGCCATGTGGCCGACTGCGATGAAGTCGATCGGCGTCGCGCTGACGGGCAAGATCCCGGACGGCGAACGGGCCGAGCCCGGACGGGCGATCGGCCGGCTCGACGGCATCGGCTGGGGCAACGCGCTCCGCGAGGTGTTCCGGACGGGTGCGCCGGACGCCGAGACCCCGGTTCCGCTCCGGCATGCCGCGGCCGAGGTGCTGTCCGCCTGGCCGGAGATCCACGGAGCGGACGGTGTCGATGCCGTGGTCGGGGTCGCCTCGGACAGCCGCCCGCTGCTCGCCGGCCACCTCGCACCAGGACTGGCGCGGTATCTCAAGGTGCCCTACCTCGGGGCGTTCGTCCCCGCGCGCGGCCCGGACAGTGCCGACGTCAACTCCGCACAGCGGCTGCGCTCGGTGGCCGGCCGGCACCACTACGACGGCGACGACCTCGCGGGGCGGCGGGTGCTGCTGGTCGACGACCTCACCTCGTCCGGTTGGACGCTGACCGTGCTCGCCCGTGAGCTCCGCCGCGCCGGCGCGGAGGCCGTGTTCCCCTTCGTCCTCGCCGTCGGCTGA
- a CDS encoding MvdC/MvdD family ATP grasp protein, translating into MILIVTFPDNRHVTEVVAHLRRPWVGFDIADFPARSRFSVKFGVAGEDLVLVPPDGPVIRADEVGAVWYRRVRPMDLDPALTDPTSRLFAWSECQEALTGWWHALDCFWMNPPAADEVGQRKIRQLQLARRCGLSVPETLITNDPVAALEFTDPSVPVIRKAFRNIAEAPRTTALLTREDRSRLDEVRYAPVTFQRFVPAALDLRVIVVEDEVFATSIRSEPEYQVDYRPGIGSAEFARYTLPDDVAAGLLDLHRRLGLVYGASDFRVTPDGEHVFLEVNPGGEYLFASQRTGAPVPQAIAASLSRHDAAHQA; encoded by the coding sequence GTGATCCTGATCGTGACCTTCCCCGACAACCGGCACGTCACCGAGGTCGTCGCCCACCTGCGACGCCCCTGGGTCGGCTTCGACATCGCGGATTTCCCGGCGCGCAGCCGGTTCTCGGTGAAGTTCGGTGTTGCCGGCGAGGATCTGGTGCTGGTGCCGCCCGACGGACCGGTCATCAGGGCCGACGAGGTCGGTGCCGTCTGGTACCGCCGGGTGCGGCCGATGGACCTCGACCCGGCCCTCACCGATCCCACCTCCCGGCTGTTCGCGTGGTCCGAGTGCCAGGAGGCGCTGACCGGCTGGTGGCACGCACTCGACTGCTTCTGGATGAACCCGCCGGCCGCCGACGAGGTCGGCCAGCGCAAGATCCGACAGCTGCAGCTGGCGCGGCGATGTGGGCTCTCCGTCCCCGAGACCCTGATCACCAACGACCCTGTCGCGGCGCTCGAGTTCACCGACCCGTCGGTCCCGGTGATCCGCAAGGCCTTCCGCAACATCGCCGAGGCCCCGCGGACCACCGCCCTGCTCACCCGGGAGGACCGGTCCCGGCTGGACGAGGTCCGCTACGCCCCGGTCACCTTCCAGAGATTCGTGCCGGCCGCACTCGACCTCCGGGTGATCGTGGTGGAGGACGAGGTCTTCGCGACCTCGATCCGCTCGGAACCGGAGTACCAGGTCGACTACCGGCCTGGCATCGGCTCGGCGGAATTCGCCCGGTACACCCTGCCCGATGACGTCGCCGCCGGGCTGCTGGACCTGCACCGCCGGCTCGGCCTCGTCTACGGCGCCTCGGACTTCCGGGTCACCCCGGACGGCGAGCACGTCTTCCTCGAGGTGAACCCGGGCGGTGAGTACCTCTTCGCCTCGCAACGCACCGGCGCGCCGGTGCCGCAGGCCATCGCGGCGTCGCTGTCGCGGCACGACGCGGCCCACCAGGCATAG
- a CDS encoding zinc metalloprotease yields MPPKSRGPAASDVARPTRRVCGTDEVNERLLRTRPGYLQARNEIENRTARVLTTGAALRTGCTEIPVVVHVVYRETAENIPDEQIHSQITTLNEDYRARNADAGSVPAAFAGLVADARITFALATTDPDGNATDGITRTSTQTTAFLADTDNVKATATGGIDPWPADRYLNIWVCGNLQSGSGQGLLGYAQFPGGPAETDGVVIVHTAFGSTGTASAPFDLGRTATHEIGHWLNLRHIWGDDGTGCAGSDFVADTPNQGGPNYGTPTFPTISCNNGPNGDLFMNYMDYVDDAAMYLFTPGQVDRMQAALDGPRSSIGTSGPCDVLVKPIVKDIGKEPTKELGKDIIKEPVKDPFKEGIKDLPKEIQKETPKDLPKDPPKDFPKDNPKDFTKDVPKDLPKDPPKDFPKDNPKDLGKDGHKDLVKDGHKDPIKDRPKEFTKEFQKDRPKDLIKDGPKEFVKDLQKDLVDDLPKELLDQQKNVGADVPIPEPGPWQQQWGQQGATPFVLGGQPAGARGDAPCAPCGDPGIQAGTAAAQTDPLLPVVQALGGALAGMFAQAAAGRMDAATAARWQTLAAVYAQLVALLT; encoded by the coding sequence ATGCCCCCGAAGTCCCGCGGCCCCGCCGCGTCCGACGTCGCCCGCCCGACCCGCCGGGTCTGCGGCACCGACGAGGTGAACGAACGCCTGCTGCGCACCCGACCGGGATACCTGCAGGCGCGCAACGAGATCGAGAACCGCACCGCTCGGGTGCTGACCACCGGCGCCGCCCTGCGCACCGGCTGCACCGAGATCCCGGTGGTGGTGCACGTCGTCTACCGGGAGACCGCCGAGAACATCCCGGACGAGCAGATCCACAGCCAGATCACCACTCTCAACGAGGACTACCGCGCGCGGAACGCCGATGCGGGCTCCGTGCCCGCGGCCTTCGCCGGGTTGGTGGCCGACGCACGGATCACCTTTGCCCTCGCCACCACCGACCCCGACGGCAATGCCACCGACGGCATCACCCGGACGTCCACCCAGACGACGGCTTTCCTGGCCGACACCGACAACGTCAAGGCCACCGCCACCGGCGGCATCGATCCGTGGCCGGCCGACCGCTACCTCAACATCTGGGTCTGCGGCAACCTGCAGAGTGGTTCCGGCCAAGGGCTTCTCGGCTACGCGCAGTTCCCCGGCGGTCCGGCCGAGACCGACGGCGTGGTCATCGTGCACACCGCCTTCGGCTCCACCGGCACCGCGTCGGCGCCGTTCGACCTCGGCCGGACGGCCACCCACGAGATCGGCCACTGGCTGAACCTCCGGCACATCTGGGGTGACGACGGCACCGGTTGTGCCGGTTCGGATTTCGTCGCGGATACGCCGAACCAGGGCGGCCCGAACTACGGCACGCCGACCTTCCCGACGATCTCGTGCAACAACGGCCCCAACGGCGACCTGTTCATGAACTACATGGACTACGTCGACGACGCCGCCATGTACCTGTTCACCCCGGGCCAGGTCGACCGGATGCAGGCCGCGCTCGACGGCCCGCGCTCGTCGATCGGCACTTCCGGCCCGTGCGACGTGCTCGTCAAGCCGATCGTGAAGGACATCGGCAAGGAGCCCACGAAGGAACTGGGGAAGGACATCATCAAGGAGCCGGTCAAGGATCCGTTCAAGGAGGGGATCAAGGACCTGCCCAAGGAGATCCAGAAGGAGACCCCGAAGGACCTGCCCAAGGATCCGCCGAAGGACTTCCCCAAGGACAACCCGAAGGACTTCACCAAGGACGTCCCGAAGGACCTGCCGAAGGATCCGCCGAAGGACTTCCCCAAGGACAACCCGAAGGACCTCGGCAAGGACGGGCACAAGGACCTGGTCAAAGACGGGCACAAGGATCCGATCAAGGACCGTCCGAAGGAGTTCACCAAGGAGTTCCAGAAGGACCGCCCGAAGGACCTGATCAAGGACGGTCCGAAGGAGTTCGTCAAGGACCTGCAGAAGGACCTGGTCGACGACCTGCCCAAGGAACTCCTGGACCAGCAGAAGAACGTCGGCGCCGACGTGCCGATCCCGGAGCCGGGCCCCTGGCAGCAGCAGTGGGGTCAGCAGGGCGCGACCCCGTTCGTGCTCGGTGGCCAGCCGGCAGGTGCCCGAGGTGACGCCCCGTGCGCGCCGTGCGGGGATCCGGGCATCCAGGCGGGAACCGCTGCAGCACAGACCGATCCGCTGCTGCCGGTGGTGCAGGCGCTGGGCGGCGCCCTGGCCGGCATGTTCGCCCAGGCGGCGGCCGGGCGGATGGATGCGGCCACGGCCGCCCGGTGGCAGACCCTGGCCGCCGTGTACGCCCAGCTCGTCGCCCTGCTCACCTGA